From a region of the Pogona vitticeps strain Pit_001003342236 chromosome 7, PviZW2.1, whole genome shotgun sequence genome:
- the POM121C gene encoding nuclear envelope pore membrane protein POM 121C isoform X5, producing MEMWEETGKRSRIKQLFEPQNSSAFRPSALYTYTPQKWNPMRQVNFARVENYPLIRRVNTVTLRSDFRSPSTVWIPPADRKIHCSPLVAQLTSPALPLPASPREPPAPVSSSPPPPPPPPPPPPDPDPCARETVVKALQELMANKKRAKEGGTPPSPTIQENKRIRRGSTENGQPASEPLVANEVPAPLEPQPDAPKQGPQLSPSSEEATSKKACPASTSSADGQPKRPFRNNCIYSSYSSSGGIEQLWKKRGIRTSSVSSQDSSSSGTPEKPLRKGKPPDSSLVEKVAAHKSKISSPAKADKAVQVNLMPNAPVQNQDTPPVSVPAPVSGSGSSTTTTSGGARRRKVQLVITPNEPLIMPPPIELGYKITRADYDADRLERLRQFKRGLDSSKDSPPPAQDGAPAPSDGSAAMGGGTPGQEGRRDAPERQDFSGQIGTPAAFETSQGPVVPPLTSSLPGNAPVPISSWMTDTAAQTLPSSALAAPMATAPMAGPFPFASAPPAGSESSLAMPSFSQLIQTPTGPSATPKPSILFGMLTSPLGSPPTMAVTATLASPAPGTSSGLSTTLFLPVFGTLTHTDSSGFSGGGVLAFTPGATLPTGAPPSAAPSYAFKPIFGALPPQASTASPAVAGTSSLFAFQTSLQPTAAAGLPAGGLPGFSAHSAGFASTSASLSGAVSVTTVSASKPVFSLGPSLLAGAAATTVAAAPSSLGGPSASQPSPFGASSGGASAAASPLYPFGTLAGAPNAGPSPLASPAFGQAPPGAAEGAPGAVVTTSFSTGSSLLAPAAPLPMTTQSPFGLGPPSGSPATSAGGFVSATKLALPLAANGGVPGSQAPALKAAPGLVGFASPSTFTGSEVQPAFAGGSDGGGSITPSQAPFGGTGALTSFGAKSTPQPSFGALTPFGAATTTTTAPSGFSSGAQVSATGGGGSSSNSSSTTTTTGGFNFGGPMPSSSSSSSSSPFGVSNQPPTAAGGTAFGGDTGASSSSPNPGMLSVNFHFGGGATGAATPFGASVGQNTLGPPAQSPEGFGLPPSAPETKPAFGGAPAPDFGRSQPSGGGQTPGNTPTFDTAGASNFRTASTPNFRTDSTSNFRTDSAPNFRTDGASNFRTDGTPNFRTDSTPNFRTDSTPSFTASGPTFAGPAPDFGRSHSAVGGPTPANTPTFDTAGASNFRTDSASNFRTDSAPNFRTDSTPNFRTDSTPNFRTDSTPNFRTDSTPNFRTDSAPNFRTDSAPNFRTDSAPSFTASGPTFAGPAPDFGRSQPSGGGQTANTPTFDTAGTSNFRTDSAPSFTASGPTFAGPAPDFGRSHFSGGRQTTGNTPTFDTAGASAFRTASAPSFTASGPTFGQTSAPSFSIGSGSRTGARQRLQARRQHVRKK from the exons ATGGAAATGTGGGAAGAGACGGGAAAGCGCAGCCG GATAAAACAACTGTTTGAGCCTCAAAACTCAAGCGCTTTCCGGCCTTCGGCCCTTTACACATACACCCCACAGAAGTGGAACCCCATGCGACAGGTCAACTTCGCTCGGGTAGAAAACTACCCTCTGATCAGACGTGTGAACACGGTCACCCTCCGGAGCGACTTCCGGAGCCCTTCGACCGTATGGATTCCTCCAGCCGACAGGAAGATCCACTGCTCACCTCT GGTGGCGCAGCTGACTTCTCCGGCACTTCCTCTCCCGGCGTCTCCTCGGGAACCTCCGGCCCCTgtgtcttcttctcctcctcctcctcctcctcctcctcctcctcctccggacCCAGATCCCTGTGCTCGAGAGACCGTGGTGAAGGCTCTCCAGGAACTCATGGCCAACAAAAAGAGGGCAAAAGAAGGAGGAACCCCACCCTCTCCGACCATCCAGGAAAACAAGCGCAT ACGCCGGGGGAGCACCGAGAATGGACAGCCAGCCTCTGAGCCTTTGGTGGCCAACGAAGTGCCAGCGCCCCTTGAGCCCCA GCCTGACGCGCCGAAGCAGGGCCCGCAGCTTTCTCCCAGCTCGGAAGAGGCCACCTCCAAGAAAGCCTGCCCCGCCTCCACCAGCTCAGCGGATGGCCAGCCCAAGCGCCCCTTCCGCAACAACTGCATCTACAGCTCGTACAGCTCCTCCGGCGGCATTGAGCAG cTGTGGAAGAAACGAGGCATCCGGACTTCCTCCGTCTCCAGCCAAGACTCCTCATCTTCCGGGACCCCGGAAAAGCCACTCCGGAAGGGGAAGCCTCCTGACTCCAGCCTAGT GGAGAAGGTGGCCGCTCACAAGAGCAAAATCTCAAGCCCAGCCAAAGCGGACAAGGCAGTACAAGTTAATCTAA TGCCTAACGCACCTGTGCAGAACCAGGATACCCCTCCGGTCTCCGTCCCGGCTCCCGTCtcaggcagcggcagcagcaccaCAACCACTAGTGGTGGTGCCCGCAGGCGAAAGGTCCAGCTGGTCATTACTCCGAATGAGCCCTTGATCATG CCACCCCCGATTGAGCTGGGCTACAAGATCACCAGGGCCGACTATGACGCGGACCGCCTGGAGAGGCTGAGGCAGTTCAAGAGAGGTTTGGACTCTTCAAAGG ATTCACCCCCGCCTGCGCAGGATGGCGCGCCCGCCCCCAGCGATggctctgccgccatgggaggcggCACCCCAGGGCAGGAGGGCCGGAGGGACGCGCCGGAAAGACAGGACTTCTCAGGACAGATAG GCACTCCCGCTGCTTTCGAGACTTCTCAGGGACCGGTGGTGCCCCCACTCACTTCTTCTCTGCCCGGGAACGCCCCGGTGCCAATCAGCTCCTGGATGACAGACACAGCTGCCCAGACACTCCCCTCCAGCGCACTGGCTGCCCCGATGGCCACTGCCCCGATGGCCGGACCATTTCCTTTTGCCTCGGCCCCACCAGCTGGGAGCGAAAGCAGCCTGGCGATGCCCTCTTTCTCTCAGCTGATCCAGACCCCCACCGGGCCCTCTGCCACACCCAAGCCCAGCATCCTGTTCGGAATGCTCACCAGCCCCCTGGGCAGCCCGCCCACCATGGCCGTCACTGCCACCTTGGCCAGCCCAGCTCCCGGTACCTCTTCTGGCCTCAGCACGACCCTCTTCCTCCCTGTCTTTGGCACTCTAACCCACACcgacagctcaggcttctctggcgGCGGAGTTCTGGCCTTCACCCCTGGGGCGACACTGCCCACCGGGGCGCCTCCTTCCGCCGCCCCCAGCTATGCCTTCAAACCTATCTTTGGGGCACTGCCACCCCAAGCCTCCACCGCCAGCCCGGCTGTAGCTGGCACTTCATCCCTTTTTGCTTTCCAGACGAGTCTTCAGCCGACTGCCGCCGCTGGCCTGCCAGCCGGCGGCCTTCCTGGTTTCTCTGCTCACTCGGCGGGCTTCGCCTCCACCTCCGCCAGTCTCTCTGGGGCAGTAAGTGTGACGACCGTCTCTGCCAGCAAACCAGTGTTTAGTTTGGGCCCCAGCCTACTGGCCggggctgctgccaccactgtggCAGCTGCCCCTTCATCCCTTGGGGGTCCTTCAGCCTCCCAGCCTTCTCCCTTTGGGGCCTCATCCGGCGGCGCCAGCGCAGCAGCCTCACCCCTGTACCCGTTTGGCACCCTGGCCGGTGCCCCGAACGCAGGGCCTAGCCCCTTGGCAAGTCCCGCCTTCGGCCAGGCACCCCCCGGAGCAGCTGAGGGGGCTCCCGGCGCTGTTGTCACCACAAGCTTCAGCACCGGGAGCTCCCTGCTGGCTCCCGCCGCCCCCCTGCCCATGACGacgcagtctccctttggattgggTCCACCGTCTGGCAGCCCCGCCACCTCGGCTGGGGGCTTTGTGTCAGCCACTAAGCTTGCGCTGCCCTTGGCAGCAAACGGGGGAGTCCCTGGTAGTCAGGCCCCTGCCCTCAAGGCAGCCCCGGGGCTGGTGGGCTTTGCGTCCCCTTCGACCTTCACCGGATCGGAGGTCCAGCCAGCCTTTGCGGGAGGCAGCGACGGCGGCGGCAGTATCACCCCTTCGCAGGCCCCCTTTGGAGGGACCGGGGCGCTGACCTCTTTTGGCGCCAAGAGCACCCCGCAGCCCTCCTTTGGGGCCCTCACCCCCTTTGgggcagccaccaccaccacgaccgCCCCCTCGGGCTTTAGCTCTGGCGCTCAGGTCTCCGccaccggcggcggcggcagcagcagcaacagcagcagcaccaccaccaccacaggggGCTTCAACTTTGGAGGGCCaatgccttcctcctcctcctcctcctcctcctccccctttgggGTGTCGAACCAGCCACCGACGGCTGCCGGAGGGACTGCCTTTGGCGGGGATACCGGGGCCAGCAGCAGCTCCCCCAACCCAGGGATGCTCAGCGTCAACTTCCACTTTGGCGGTGGGGCCACGGGGGCCGCCACGCCTTTTGGAGCTTCGGTGGGACAAAACACCCTGGGGCCCCCAGCCCAGAGCCCTGAGGGTTTCGGCCTCCCCCCAAGCGCGCCGGAGACCAAGCCCGCGTTCGGAG GTGCCCCAGCCCCAGACTTCGGACGGAGCCAACCCTCAGGGGGGGGGCAAACGCCGGGCAATACTCCGACCTTCGACACTGCAGGCGCCTCCAACTTTCGGACAGCAAGCACCCCCAACTTCCGGACAGACAGCACCTCCAACTTTCGGACAGACAGCGCCCCCAACTTTCGGACAGACGGCGCCTCCAACTTTCGGACAGACGGCACCCCCAACTTTCGGACAGACAGCACCCCCAACTTTCGGACAGACAGCACCCCCAGCTTCACTGCCTCAGGACCCACGTTTG CTGGCCCAGCCCCAGACTTCGGACGGAGCCATTCAGCAGTGGGGGGGCCAACACCAGCCAATACTCCAACCTTCGACACTGCAGGCGCCTCCAACTTTCGGACAGACAGCGCCTCCAACTTTCGGACAGACAGCGCCCCCAACTTTCGGACAGACAGCACCCCCAACTTTCGGACAGACAGCACCCCCAACTTTCGGACAGACAGCACCCCCAACTTTCGGACAGACAGCACCCCCAACTTCCGGACAGACAGTGCCCCCAACTTTCGGACAGACAGCGCCCCAAACTTTCGGACAGACAGCGCCCCCAGCTTCACTGCCTCAGGACCCACGTTTG CTGGCCCAGCCCCAGACTTCGGACGGAGCCAACCCTCAGGGGGGGGGCAAACGGCCAATACTCCGACCTTCGACACTGCAGGCACCTCCAACTTTCGGACAGACAGCGCCCCCAGCTTCACTGCCTCAGGACCCACGTTTG CTGGCCCAGCCCCAGACTTCGGACGGAGCCACTTCTCAGGGGGGAGGCAAACGACGGGCAATACTCCGACCTTCGACACTGCAGGCGCCTCCGCATTTCGGACAGCCAGCGCCCCCAGCTTCACCGCCTCGGGACCCACGTTTG GCCAAACGTCGGCGCCCTCCTTCTCCATCGGTTCCGGCTCCCGGACAGGGGCTCGCCAACGGCTGCAGGCCCGGAGGCAGCATGTCAGGAAGAAATAG
- the POM121C gene encoding nuclear envelope pore membrane protein POM 121C isoform X4, with translation MPGSKWQRPAVGRSGNRSAAFNGAGGVSVSSSSSFAAAAVSVAMSFWGGARGWWRKPSAWEVEQEEQRQLKRLLLQQEQEQLQRQQLLQQWSRGARVVVSVPPRRRNPRRWLFPALLSLPLALLIWPGPVSLAFLMALAAAAGWALRGSCPGPAAPYVPPYVPRPRPLPPRPPPQPVISPPRLYSDRVSYGYPLGSPPRNQYADWIKQLFEPQNSSAFRPSALYTYTPQKWNPMRQVNFARVENYPLIRRVNTVTLRSDFRSPSTVWIPPADRKIHCSPLVAQLTSPALPLPASPREPPAPVSSSPPPPPPPPPPPPDPDPCARETVVKALQELMANKKRAKEGGTPPSPTIQENKRIRRGSTENGQPASEPLVANEVPAPLEPQPDAPKQGPQLSPSSEEATSKKACPASTSSADGQPKRPFRNNCIYSSYSSSGGIEQLWKKRGIRTSSVSSQDSSSSGTPEKPLRKGKPPDSSLVEKVAAHKSKISSPAKADKAVQVNLMPNAPVQNQDTPPVSVPAPVSGSGSSTTTTSGGARRRKVQLVITPNEPLIMPPPIELGYKITRADYDADRLERLRQFKRGLDSSKDSPPPAQDGAPAPSDGSAAMGGGTPGQEGRRDAPERQDFSGQIGTPAAFETSQGPVVPPLTSSLPGNAPVPISSWMTDTAAQTLPSSALAAPMATAPMAGPFPFASAPPAGSESSLAMPSFSQLIQTPTGPSATPKPSILFGMLTSPLGSPPTMAVTATLASPAPGTSSGLSTTLFLPVFGTLTHTDSSGFSGGGVLAFTPGATLPTGAPPSAAPSYAFKPIFGALPPQASTASPAVAGTSSLFAFQTSLQPTAAAGLPAGGLPGFSAHSAGFASTSASLSGAVSVTTVSASKPVFSLGPSLLAGAAATTVAAAPSSLGGPSASQPSPFGASSGGASAAASPLYPFGTLAGAPNAGPSPLASPAFGQAPPGAAEGAPGAVVTTSFSTGSSLLAPAAPLPMTTQSPFGLGPPSGSPATSAGGFVSATKLALPLAANGGVPGSQAPALKAAPGLVGFASPSTFTGSEVQPAFAGGSDGGGSITPSQAPFGGTGALTSFGAKSTPQPSFGALTPFGAATTTTTAPSGFSSGAQVSATGGGGSSSNSSSTTTTTGGFNFGGPMPSSSSSSSSSPFGVSNQPPTAAGGTAFGGDTGASSSSPNPGMLSVNFHFGGGATGAATPFGASVGQNTLGPPAQSPEGFGLPPSAPETKPAFGGAPAPDFGRSQPSGGGQTPGNTPTFDTAGASNFRTASTPNFRTDSTSNFRTDSAPNFRTDGASNFRTDGTPNFRTDSTPNFRTDSTPSFTASGPTFAGPAPDFGRSHSAVGGPTPANTPTFDTAGASNFRTDSASNFRTDSAPNFRTDSTPNFRTDSTPNFRTDSTPNFRTDSTPNFRTDSAPNFRTDSAPNFRTDSAPSFTASGPTFAGPAPDFGRSHFSGGRQTTGNTPTFDTAGASAFRTASAPSFTASGPTFGQTSAPSFSIGSGSRTGARQRLQARRQHVRKK, from the exons ATGCCGGGCTCGAAGTGGCAACGGCCGGCGGTTGGTCGCTCTGGCAACCGCTCGGCGGCATTCAACGGCGCTGGAGGCGTTTCTgttagctcctcctcctccttcgccgccgccgccgtctccGTCGCGATGTCCTTTTGGGGCGGAGCGAGGGGGTGGTGGCGGAAGCCCTCCGCCTGGGAAGTGGAGCAGGAAGAGCAGCGGCAGCTGAAGCGCCTGCTCCTGCAGCAAGAGCAAGAGCAGCTGCAGCGACAGCAGCTGCTGCAGCAGTGGTCGCGGGGGGCGCGGGTGGTGGTGTCGGTGCCGCCGCGCCGGCGGAATCCGCGGCGGTGGCTCTTCCCGGCGTTGCTGTCCCTCCCGTTGGCGCTGCTGATCTGGCCCGGGCCCGTGTCCCTGGCCTTCTTGATGGCCCTGGCGGCGGCCGCCGGCTGGGCGCTGAGAGGGAGCTGCCCGGGGCCCGCCGCGCCCTATGTGCCGCCCTATGTGCCGCGGCCGCGGCCGCTGCCTCCCCGGCCTCCGCCGCAGCCGGTGATCTCGCCTCCCCGGCTCTATTCGGACCGAGTTTCTTATGGCTACCCCCTCGGGAGCCCACCCAGAAACCAGTACGCCGACTG GATAAAACAACTGTTTGAGCCTCAAAACTCAAGCGCTTTCCGGCCTTCGGCCCTTTACACATACACCCCACAGAAGTGGAACCCCATGCGACAGGTCAACTTCGCTCGGGTAGAAAACTACCCTCTGATCAGACGTGTGAACACGGTCACCCTCCGGAGCGACTTCCGGAGCCCTTCGACCGTATGGATTCCTCCAGCCGACAGGAAGATCCACTGCTCACCTCT GGTGGCGCAGCTGACTTCTCCGGCACTTCCTCTCCCGGCGTCTCCTCGGGAACCTCCGGCCCCTgtgtcttcttctcctcctcctcctcctcctcctcctcctcctcctccggacCCAGATCCCTGTGCTCGAGAGACCGTGGTGAAGGCTCTCCAGGAACTCATGGCCAACAAAAAGAGGGCAAAAGAAGGAGGAACCCCACCCTCTCCGACCATCCAGGAAAACAAGCGCAT ACGCCGGGGGAGCACCGAGAATGGACAGCCAGCCTCTGAGCCTTTGGTGGCCAACGAAGTGCCAGCGCCCCTTGAGCCCCA GCCTGACGCGCCGAAGCAGGGCCCGCAGCTTTCTCCCAGCTCGGAAGAGGCCACCTCCAAGAAAGCCTGCCCCGCCTCCACCAGCTCAGCGGATGGCCAGCCCAAGCGCCCCTTCCGCAACAACTGCATCTACAGCTCGTACAGCTCCTCCGGCGGCATTGAGCAG cTGTGGAAGAAACGAGGCATCCGGACTTCCTCCGTCTCCAGCCAAGACTCCTCATCTTCCGGGACCCCGGAAAAGCCACTCCGGAAGGGGAAGCCTCCTGACTCCAGCCTAGT GGAGAAGGTGGCCGCTCACAAGAGCAAAATCTCAAGCCCAGCCAAAGCGGACAAGGCAGTACAAGTTAATCTAA TGCCTAACGCACCTGTGCAGAACCAGGATACCCCTCCGGTCTCCGTCCCGGCTCCCGTCtcaggcagcggcagcagcaccaCAACCACTAGTGGTGGTGCCCGCAGGCGAAAGGTCCAGCTGGTCATTACTCCGAATGAGCCCTTGATCATG CCACCCCCGATTGAGCTGGGCTACAAGATCACCAGGGCCGACTATGACGCGGACCGCCTGGAGAGGCTGAGGCAGTTCAAGAGAGGTTTGGACTCTTCAAAGG ATTCACCCCCGCCTGCGCAGGATGGCGCGCCCGCCCCCAGCGATggctctgccgccatgggaggcggCACCCCAGGGCAGGAGGGCCGGAGGGACGCGCCGGAAAGACAGGACTTCTCAGGACAGATAG GCACTCCCGCTGCTTTCGAGACTTCTCAGGGACCGGTGGTGCCCCCACTCACTTCTTCTCTGCCCGGGAACGCCCCGGTGCCAATCAGCTCCTGGATGACAGACACAGCTGCCCAGACACTCCCCTCCAGCGCACTGGCTGCCCCGATGGCCACTGCCCCGATGGCCGGACCATTTCCTTTTGCCTCGGCCCCACCAGCTGGGAGCGAAAGCAGCCTGGCGATGCCCTCTTTCTCTCAGCTGATCCAGACCCCCACCGGGCCCTCTGCCACACCCAAGCCCAGCATCCTGTTCGGAATGCTCACCAGCCCCCTGGGCAGCCCGCCCACCATGGCCGTCACTGCCACCTTGGCCAGCCCAGCTCCCGGTACCTCTTCTGGCCTCAGCACGACCCTCTTCCTCCCTGTCTTTGGCACTCTAACCCACACcgacagctcaggcttctctggcgGCGGAGTTCTGGCCTTCACCCCTGGGGCGACACTGCCCACCGGGGCGCCTCCTTCCGCCGCCCCCAGCTATGCCTTCAAACCTATCTTTGGGGCACTGCCACCCCAAGCCTCCACCGCCAGCCCGGCTGTAGCTGGCACTTCATCCCTTTTTGCTTTCCAGACGAGTCTTCAGCCGACTGCCGCCGCTGGCCTGCCAGCCGGCGGCCTTCCTGGTTTCTCTGCTCACTCGGCGGGCTTCGCCTCCACCTCCGCCAGTCTCTCTGGGGCAGTAAGTGTGACGACCGTCTCTGCCAGCAAACCAGTGTTTAGTTTGGGCCCCAGCCTACTGGCCggggctgctgccaccactgtggCAGCTGCCCCTTCATCCCTTGGGGGTCCTTCAGCCTCCCAGCCTTCTCCCTTTGGGGCCTCATCCGGCGGCGCCAGCGCAGCAGCCTCACCCCTGTACCCGTTTGGCACCCTGGCCGGTGCCCCGAACGCAGGGCCTAGCCCCTTGGCAAGTCCCGCCTTCGGCCAGGCACCCCCCGGAGCAGCTGAGGGGGCTCCCGGCGCTGTTGTCACCACAAGCTTCAGCACCGGGAGCTCCCTGCTGGCTCCCGCCGCCCCCCTGCCCATGACGacgcagtctccctttggattgggTCCACCGTCTGGCAGCCCCGCCACCTCGGCTGGGGGCTTTGTGTCAGCCACTAAGCTTGCGCTGCCCTTGGCAGCAAACGGGGGAGTCCCTGGTAGTCAGGCCCCTGCCCTCAAGGCAGCCCCGGGGCTGGTGGGCTTTGCGTCCCCTTCGACCTTCACCGGATCGGAGGTCCAGCCAGCCTTTGCGGGAGGCAGCGACGGCGGCGGCAGTATCACCCCTTCGCAGGCCCCCTTTGGAGGGACCGGGGCGCTGACCTCTTTTGGCGCCAAGAGCACCCCGCAGCCCTCCTTTGGGGCCCTCACCCCCTTTGgggcagccaccaccaccacgaccgCCCCCTCGGGCTTTAGCTCTGGCGCTCAGGTCTCCGccaccggcggcggcggcagcagcagcaacagcagcagcaccaccaccaccacaggggGCTTCAACTTTGGAGGGCCaatgccttcctcctcctcctcctcctcctcctccccctttgggGTGTCGAACCAGCCACCGACGGCTGCCGGAGGGACTGCCTTTGGCGGGGATACCGGGGCCAGCAGCAGCTCCCCCAACCCAGGGATGCTCAGCGTCAACTTCCACTTTGGCGGTGGGGCCACGGGGGCCGCCACGCCTTTTGGAGCTTCGGTGGGACAAAACACCCTGGGGCCCCCAGCCCAGAGCCCTGAGGGTTTCGGCCTCCCCCCAAGCGCGCCGGAGACCAAGCCCGCGTTCGGAG GTGCCCCAGCCCCAGACTTCGGACGGAGCCAACCCTCAGGGGGGGGGCAAACGCCGGGCAATACTCCGACCTTCGACACTGCAGGCGCCTCCAACTTTCGGACAGCAAGCACCCCCAACTTCCGGACAGACAGCACCTCCAACTTTCGGACAGACAGCGCCCCCAACTTTCGGACAGACGGCGCCTCCAACTTTCGGACAGACGGCACCCCCAACTTTCGGACAGACAGCACCCCCAACTTTCGGACAGACAGCACCCCCAGCTTCACTGCCTCAGGACCCACGTTTG CTGGCCCAGCCCCAGACTTCGGACGGAGCCATTCAGCAGTGGGGGGGCCAACACCAGCCAATACTCCAACCTTCGACACTGCAGGCGCCTCCAACTTTCGGACAGACAGCGCCTCCAACTTTCGGACAGACAGCGCCCCCAACTTTCGGACAGACAGCACCCCCAACTTTCGGACAGACAGCACCCCCAACTTTCGGACAGACAGCACCCCCAACTTTCGGACAGACAGCACCCCCAACTTCCGGACAGACAGTGCCCCCAACTTTCGGACAGACAGCGCCCCAAACTTTCGGACAGACAGCGCCCCCAGCTTCACTGCCTCAGGACCCACGTTTG CTGGCCCAGCCCCAGACTTCGGACGGAGCCACTTCTCAGGGGGGAGGCAAACGACGGGCAATACTCCGACCTTCGACACTGCAGGCGCCTCCGCATTTCGGACAGCCAGCGCCCCCAGCTTCACCGCCTCGGGACCCACGTTTG GCCAAACGTCGGCGCCCTCCTTCTCCATCGGTTCCGGCTCCCGGACAGGGGCTCGCCAACGGCTGCAGGCCCGGAGGCAGCATGTCAGGAAGAAATAG